CCCAGTAAGAACACAGCTGGGATTCGGTAAATCTAGGAACAGGAGCCACCAGTCGTCACCTGTCATATCGCCCGAACTAAAAGAACATCATCAAAGCTCAATATCAACATTTAGCATTAGTTTtacttttgattttatttgGAGGAAATTTGACCGTTAAATATCTCTCTTtccttctctttctctctctctcttcagaGGGCGGGGACTTCATCTTTCTGACATCACCTGTTTTTAAGCTTCTTTGCTGTACAGCTGAAAAAAAGCCGCTTGTGATAACACACAGTGTAAGATGTCCTCAGAGATAACTAAACCTGTCATTGAAATCCAGGCACCTCGGTCTTAAAGTCCCGCTGTTTCAGTCTTTACCTTTCTTTCAAAATCGCTCTCCATACCAAATTCAAACCAGTTAAATTAATCTTAGGCTAATGGAGAAAACTCTACTGAATCGAAATCTTCTTATTTGTGTTTTCTGAAACTTCACATGAGGAGATGAATTCAAACGTGGTAAGAGggaaaatcttatttttatctCCATTGGTGTCGCGTGCCATGCACGTGCCGTGGGCGCCCAGACACTCGTTGGTATGTAAGGAATTGCTTATACTGTATAGGTATCAGCAGTATTTGGCAAGTATTCAATTTTACCTATGCGTACACCtggtataaatcaaatgtcAACTGCTCTATTATGGCACAAATATTTAAACATCGCGCAGTTCAAGGCAGTTACACAACAATGGGATTATACAGATATGTCAACATCGTGTGTTTCGCTTATTATACGAAAGATCGTCTCCTGCTTGTTTcataaaaatagttttgaaaaagTTGAGCAAGCGAAAATAGTTGGTCATAACAAGCCCTATAAATATACCGAAGTTGAACCATAATTGCCCAAGACTGTATTACCTGTCTCTCAATAATACAAAGTTCTGCTCATCGATCTAAATTCATTGTACATTGCAGACCGGCTCGCAACACTGCCTCCCCTTGTACCGTTTTGTCacgaaaaaaagaagaaaagtaGTTTTTATGTCATTTCTTAAAACGGTAATTAGATCGAAAGATAACACAATATGCCATGTATCATCAATATCCATAATTTGTCTAACCAGgtgaattattcattttacgGTAAATTTCGAGGTACCCTGTCCTTTTGCATAGTTTTCAAACCTTATTATACTGTCGGAGAAAAGAAGAGAGTTGGCAGAAAATAAGATTTCCATCtcatttgtaattcaaacaattGCCTCAACTGACTACCTCGCTCTTTCCAAATCGGctcaatttcaaatttcaatatGGACTAAGTATTTGCAAACTATTGTTGGAGAAGACAGTACCCCTTTCTCTGTATTTCTTTAAGATTGACATTAAATTCATTCATTTCCCTCAAATAGTCCAATCTATCCATTGGAACAGTCAGAAAATGAACCCAGGTCTGCATATTACGCATGTTCCTCTATTGCACGAATCCATTTAGGACAATGCTTTGCGGCACAAAATGATGTCACCTGTCGCTCGCTTGGCCTAGATAAGATCATGCTAGGAAgatcattttcaaattaaacaTCTAATTCatcataagtcacatttacagATAAGCGAACTGCATTATTTGATCATCAGTTGATATCTGTGTTGTCGTGTGGTATCAATGGCCTGAAATCCACAGTCCTTGGATCAAAACTACAAGTTGCAACATCCGGTGTAATAGCGCTACACAAACATATCCACGCTTAGAGGGTGAAGGTCATGGTGACCGACATCAATCACAAAATACTTTGGTCAGAAGATTAGAGAAAATTTTACAGGAAttctgagaaaattcatataatcaTTGCGAGGTCATTGGAGCAACCACCTATTTCCAGTTCCAAAGTATTGGGGGTGAACAGGGAAATGGGGGGTGGAAGAGAAGTGAAAGGAAATGGAAGTAGAGAAAAAAGGacgagaggagagagagagaaaagagcAGAGAACGGGAACAGAAGAACCCCCATAGTGCTGTATTGGTAACGCCTCCTACTTGTACACGTGCATCGCAAACAACGctcaaaattaaatttccaaaACGCAcgccttttttttctttttttttttcttttttttttttttatttcgagtcaACTTTACTAGGAATCTCtttgaaattcttcaaattttATTCTTTCGCCAAAAAAGACTAGAACCCTATTTTTAGAATAGGTTCGACAAGAGCGTGTTATATCCTTAAATGGAATTCCATGCGgaatattcttttaaaagatGCACGGGTTGATCTCCCAGTATGGTCTGCTAACTACTAAATAGAATAATTTTCATGAAGCATActggcgtgaagcgtcgcagtgcctgccctcgtgtattttcaaacatgaaatttattttttaaatcataaaatatatcacaaaCACCATAACATTGTTCTATGGGAATAAGTGACGTGGCACATAAATTGTCAACCTCTCCATAACAAATGTTATACGTAATTTATTGAGATGTCAGTTTAGTAAAATTTGTCAAGTCTTTACTTATTGACACAACTTCTCTGTAAGCAAAGTAGAAATATAATGACGAAACATCCCCCTGGAATTTTGGTGGGAAAACAACCGATCAATAAAACACAAGTTAACAATCCTAAGATAAACAGAAATAGATGCAAATTTATACGACCCAAGGCAGCATTACTAATTCAGAACAGGCACAATCTGTTCTACTTGGGTGGGcataaaacacattttaatATAATGACAGAATATAATGTACACGTgcacattcatgtatatttatCGATTACCggtaaatgaattaatgaatcCAACATCATATTACATTTAAATCAGTgcttaataaatattaatttccCCGAATGAAACCGACTGTTCCAGTGTTCAAAAATTGGCAGCAAACACCAATAACCCattacttatacatgtaattacagaTGAGGCAAACCGATTCGATAACAATCAGAACATCGAATTAAAGTGcacaatttttgtttgttttatttgatttacGTCACTTAGAGgctttttcactcatattaagacGTCACTAGTTTTGGGTGAAGTGTCGCtgatttaggcctatgttccgggtcttagcagtgagggtttctttatcgtgccaaagctTGTCGGGACATCGGATCTTGCAGATCATCCGAAAGAGTCGCGACTCTTACGTCAACTAACTGCAGATATATTTGGCGACAACGCACTAATCGCCTATTTGCGTCTTACGTTTGACATGGCCAAGGCACTAGAGGGACTCGAACCGACCATCTCCGTATCACAAATAGAACGCTCTTACCACTGAGCCACCACGAcctttgatttttattattatcattttttttttttttttttgataattgaaattgtgatatttctttaaatcatttcCAAATTACTGTTGAATTTCATAACTTGGGAGTCGTAGAAAGGGCAATAAATTAACAGACTATAAGCGACCAATGAGATGGGTTACCCTAAATGTCTCGAGGAGAAGCGCCTACTCGGCACTATTTTACATTCAAACGCGGTTGTAACTAATTTCCCAAACTTTTAAAGGATATGTACTGTACCAAATTTGTAGATCTCCTTTCCATGGCAACGCCTTTGATACAGTACAGTATGGCGGGACTGTTTGACCAATAATCATGATTGCGATTGGTTTATCTGTTAACTTTTTGATATACACTTTGCATTCTTACATCACATTCTTTACCTATCTATTCAACATATACAACTGAAGAACCTGTCGTGTAAATAGGCCTTAcaatgaaaatgacaattaaaaattttataacaTCATTTTATTAGACAAACAACAGAACATTAACAATGTATTTGGCACGAGAGAGGTTTCAGTCCATCAAAAGTTACACCGGAAATCCAAGTACTGATGGAGGAGTTTGGGGACCGGAAGTTCCTTTATGAATTTGAGTCTTCCGGTGCCCAAATAACGTCTGATCACTAGGCGGCAGCAATGTCTAAGATCCCGTGGGTTACCTACATGGCGTgtaaaatcatgattataatcatttataaataaaacaacGTGACTAATTCCAAGAGAAACAGTAGGGGGTTACGGATCATACGAAGCCCCATGGATGTCGGCTCGGCTGACGTAAGCCGAATGGTGAGGTGTAAATTCGTCATGATTCTTATATTAAACAttcaaaaggaatatacaattCGATTCTCAGGAGACTTTCCACTTTCCCGTGGACTTGTATACACAAGATAGCTTTTCAGTTAAAAGTAAGTCGAATGGATTAATTGAATCATGTGACGACAGCTGATATCtcattataaaataaaataactttaTTCCTTTTTGGACCCTGTGGGCATAACTGCAAAGGCAgttgatttatatatgtgtgacCCCCATCTTAATTTGCATCGAGTAACCTCCCCGTAAATCGCATGTGCTACAATGCACAATACCAGACCGTTGTAGTCTCTATAAAATTATGGTAAGCTTTCGTAGAAACTGTTGTAGAACATGTTGTATTACGGATGTCGACTGTACCATATAAATGTCAATACTTTTGGACGGtacttgaataaaaaaaaaatctgcattatcttcacttttaaaTATTTCCTTTATCTATACTTTTTAATATTTCTGTTATCTACacttttgaataatttcttttcttGGGTGGTAATGGTTTCCTAATAGCTAGAGGATTGTAGttaaaggggaataactcttaaACATTTTTAGTTAATATTTCGCCACAAGcacattgttattttttttttaaatgtccaaTTTAGAGTGAAATTTGCGGTACTCCAGTGCATAATCTAGAGATTACCAGCCTAATAACTTAACCCATTAAGCTAAGCAGATAGGATattactatatatgtatattcagaAACTGATTAAAAAGGTCATTCCTCTGTTACAGTGGCGACAGCAGGTACGTTTGGAATACGACTTTGCTATTCTTATAGTATATCCACACTATTTTTACATGCGAGTACAGATTCCAGTGGAAATTATACAACCAATGACGAGGTTAGAGGAAATTACAAGAATTGCAGATCTAAAAGGCATTACAATGGTTGTGGACCTAAAGGGCATTGTAAGGATGCAGACCTATCTAGAGGAAATTACAGGGGTTGCGGATCTAAAGGGTTTTACGAGGTTTGCCGACCTAATGGGATGCATGCTTGATTTTTATCCGAATgatcttttgatgttttgtttgttttgttttgaacatattttattgatgaaatcaaaaggattgggaacaagttctgacaacttacaagtccctctcctaaaatattacaatatgtcatgcaaggtaataattaacaggtaaaatgtacaatgattaaacgaatctacaagtttcttctataaatttatgaacaactgaAAAAATAGTTATATTAGTTTGCAGAGGTAAATTGACATTACcgcataataacaattttgtatcaatattaaccAAGTCAAGCACGAAAAGGTGATTAAAAAGATTATTTCTAGCCCTAgagtaatttttacaagcaaaaaTGAGATGGTATACATCTTCGTTAATATGTCCACATGTACAAAACGGGCaatttgtaatatttcgtttataaagatcataattaAGTATATAGTTGTATCTTagctttgtatgaataatgttgatatatcgTTTTCCAAGAGAGTAATATGATGGTGGTCTTGTAATGTCTGTTATATTTTTGCGGAATGAATTGATTGAGATGGCTTcttaaatttaataaattccactgttttacagagtcaggtacaaatgattttttgaataactCTAATCTGCAATttggaatgtaaaacttatcattGTCCCTAGTATTATAAAgggatatattttcatgtttatgtggaataatttcatttaaataatcagGGGCGCTACCGttgcaaattttaaacatggtaGTCATTTTTGCAATATAACGTCTACTTTTTAAAGTTTGCCAGCCTGTTTCTAAATAAAGGGATTCTCTAGATGCAAAAATAGGAAGACCAGTAACAATTCTAACTGCACATAATTGTACTTTTTCAAGCTTATCAGTATCGTGAACAGAACAGCCATCCCAAACAATTGAAGCATATTCAAGAGTAGGTCTAATAAAAGCTATATACAATTTTGACAGATGTTTTCTACCAATTTTGAACTTAAGCTTTTTtaaaagccctaattttttaaaagatttatcaaCTATGGAATCAATGTATAAAGACCAACTGAGGTTATGTGACAATAATAAGCCTAGATGATGATGGACTGGAACACACTCCAATCTATCACCTTGGAAaaataatttcggtaaaatagagTTATCTTTTTTCGAAAATAAACATCTTTAGTCTTGGATGGATTGAATTTGAGAAGCCACttatttgaccatttttctagtatatgtaaatcataattAAGCTTGTATTCAATTTCTAGCATATTATATGAGGACTGCTGGAGTGAGTTGTCATCCGCAAATAATCTACACATTGATAGCATATTTAcagcaacatcattaacataaatcAAAAATAGTAAAGGTCCTAAAACAGAACCTTGGGGTACACCAgcaaatatatcaagttttgaCGATAAAAGGTCCCTATTCATTACTTTTTGTGATCTGTGACATAAGTAGCTTTTGAACCAATGTAAAAGACTATCAGATGTACCAtaagtttgtaatttaaaaatgagATCATTATGCCATACTCTATCAAATGCTTTTGATAGGTCACAAAATATCATACAACATGATTTCCCTTCATCAATACTTTGAACAATACTATGATAAGTTTCTAATAATTGATAAACTGTAGAATGAGCTGGTAAAAATCCAGCTTGATATCGATAAAATAGATCAttactatgaaaataattatatacatgtttgaaAATGATTCTCTCCAAAATTTTACTAACGCATGATAATAGATAATAAATGAACCTGTCCCTAATGTAGATGTGTTCATGATGGTTACTTCTGTAAAGAACCACAACTCTTCCATCatgaaaaaaattctaatgCTTCTCAAACCGTCAACATTTTGACTTTAATGGAAATGGTGATACTACAGTGAACTTAATTGCTGTTTTGTTCTCATTTTGGACAgctcaatttatttttatttttttagggggggggggggggggagctgaGTTTGATTATGGAAAAATATCTAAGAAGGCAGTTCTTGAGCTTTTTGTCAATTAATTAGAGGGTTCCCAGAATTTGAATCAGGACTCTCTGTGTATACATGTGGCTTTCTCTGCCTGCCATCACGTGATCAATGAGAGAGTCCAATCCTATTATGaatcatcaaaataaaatactgtttaaattaaattaatgagagaggaaataaaattctacaaaaacatctataattttaaaaaattcagtttcTTAGATATCTGAATCAAAAGAGATTATTTTCTTAAAGTAAGTATCCAAATTCATACTATTACAATCAATGTAACTGCTCAATAACACTTTATCTACTAATCTAGTTAGTGGTGTAGTTATTAGACAGATACAGCCAGTCACAAGTAGTTAAAGGGGAGTAACTCCTACATTTAACATTCAAGAGACCCACAGGTCTTATTGGTACATCAAAAGTGTCTTtagccccaagggctatgaaatctgtAATAATCTATCTGTTCAGCATATCTTagtaaattctaatattcagcagcagtataaaacaagatgtgttcttaaaatgtAAATCTCTCTAGAAgtgcccatactgatgaaagacctTACATGCgttatattaacactatatgagTATTTTGGACACACCTtagagtcagaaccctggggttgcaacatttttaattttggtacacccctttctgcttttcctataCATACATTTAGTTTTGATACAGTATCAAAAatagaagtctttcaaatgataaagacaataatcacaatGATGATTTTGACCcaaccctggaaccaaaacatctaccccagggatcaagaaatttacaattttggtaaaggactacccgCTCCTTCTAAAGATCTCTTTCGTTTCTATTTAGCaccaatagcattaaagaagatgcttttgaaatgttttacacataaacactatatacatataccaagtttggcacTGCCTTGTAGTTAGGAcacctaccccagggatcaagaaatttacaattttggtagaggccttcctgctctacatgacaaTAATACATTTAATTGTTCTTACAGATGtatggttgtagagaagatgttcgaaaattggtcaatttttggcagtttttgtcccatcCCTTAGACCCCAAAGGGTGCATTTTATGTCATTCTTGTCCTAAAGATtcctcataccaaatttgagaAGAATTGGAAAGGAAGTTATCAAAAGGAATATGTTTATGCATGACGAATGCAGACCAATAGTAATAGGTCACATGAGTGACTCCGGTGACATAAAAAACTCCGTCACAGTAATTTACTGGTCGATATAGAGTACTCACTCTCCCACTGGAGCAGGACTTGTTTAGCAGGATGTGTAGAGCTGGAAACTAGGTCAATCGGCCTCAGTCCGTTGTTATTCCGTGCGGTCGGGTCTGCTCCATACATCAACAAGAGGAGTATGAAGGCCATGTCCTGTCTGCGGGCTGCCTCATGTAGGGGGGTGTTCAGACTCTTAATGGAGTTTACACAAGCACCTAGTGGATACACAACACAGCTGTCAGCATATGTATGGGGTGGATCCTGGATTATGTTAAAATTCATACAGTTAAATCCACACAATCTGTTGATGCTGCATAATCTGACACCTGTACAACCTGTTGACCGTGATGCCtgtataattcattaaaactgTATAATCTGACACCTACATAGTATCACTTTGTAATCAAATGTTCTTCCCACTATGAAATCCAACCAACACAAAATGTTTCCCCGCtcagacaggtttcactgtatacaTATGTAGATGGAGAGACGTTGACAGTCTTTATAACTGATACCACATCACAACATTCCAGGGACAGGTTTAGGATAGTTTTGTGTGTTCCATATTATAATTTACAGGGGTGCATACATCAAATTTCATGTTAATTACTTTTCATAGTGTTTTTAATAAATTCGATCAGTGCATACTATCTATTCAAGATTTATTACTGGATTCAGGTACTCTTCACACAattgctctgaaaaaatatagttccattCATGATCAGCAGATAGAACATCACAacaaatgtttagaatatcgatgtgtatgtaatacgtagaagaaaacaaaattaacgtcaaatgattttaagaaaatcaCTTTTTCACCAGAAAcgtaaataagaagtattcataTTCCTACGCTAGCTGCCTCCTCAGTGTTTTTcacgaaaatatataggtcattcttcgattgacaattattttcctttcatgattattgttcgttaattatcatacaatttcttctgagagagaatgttaatcattaaatttgtgtgtgtgtgtgttttcttttttataaggATTTATAAGTATAACAGAGCACTTCTGGTAAATGCCGATGATTTTGACATCGGCATTTGTCTTATACAATACGTACGACTACGAGTTATCGACCGTTATAAATAAGCATGACGATTTGTCAACACGGCTTCATAGACGCTGGtattaattaaatatatgtaatcagaGCAGAGAAAAACAACTGAACAGAAAAGAGAATAAATGTGATATCTAAAGGAAAACATGTTACCACTGGTAACGGTagttttgaaagacaaaaggctatcaaatcattttattaaagtaatacatatatgtggatttttccaacttttaaaaatataacacatgTAAAAAATGTACGAGtgacgaattttttttttgttttttggttttttttttaaaggtactCAACTTATCAACATTTATATTGCAGTTTATGTGATTTCTGCTTGTTGTCAGTGAACAAAGTAAAGAaacacatgtaaaaaaaaattacatctgCAATATTCTCTACTAGACAGCTCGGTATTGCGTAGATGAGGTACTAGGTGGTATTTTTGCATGGAAAAAAAGTTTACGCAGAAAAGTTTATTTAAGTCTCTCGTTTACAAAATTTCCTGCAATTCAAAATGATTCCcaggttgttggtttttttttcccaGTATATAGATAAAATTTATTAAGGCAAAGTATACATTTCTTGTTGAATAAGTGCATAGGTTGTGATCCTCATGTGCAAAATTTATGAATTCATAAGGtttagaaaatacaaatataaccataacagagagaattttaaaaaataggagGGGTGGATTAAAGGTTTGGAAATAAGATATttctactattttttttttatcaagaaaggGGACACACAATTGATTCTGGGGTGGGCactttttcaattaaaaaagaaataacctAATTGGGCAATTTATTTTCTAGGAAATAAAATTAGATGGGGAGGGGGATATCATAGTAAATATCTACAAAGTGATTTTCACCTTCTGGATTTTTGCATtactctatatatgtatttttcagctaatataaagacaagattttaaattaTCCTTCTTTAATATTGTTCAtgtaattgtacatttttttcaaggttaaaaggtcaaggacAGGTGTGCGCACTGTTTGCTAGTAAAGCAAGACTGGTCACAGTATTTGCTACGAGTAAATCAAAAGTTGAATTTCTTGGATATGGGGTAACCCATATTTATTCTTGTTAAAATACAACTTGTTGAGCATTGCAGGCAGAAGCACTCGAGATTCACTGACCCCATCCCCACTCCTTACAATACTGGGCCCCAAGAACTCCAaacgaatatacatgtacatgtatttccattAGCATGTAAAAATCTAATTTCTGTGTACCAAGTAAATGAAAAAAGAGTTTGACCTGCTTGTAACAGACTCTGGGCACAATTAACACTGCCTTGACATGCTGCTACATGAAGAGGAGTTCCGAAGTGACAGTCAGAGGAGTTCAGATTAGCACCTGCCATTGCCAACACCTCCACTGTCTCCCACTTAtctgaaagtacatgtaaatagagaaaatctcaACTGTACAACAGAACACATATACCGATAATCTGTACATCTCAACTGCATCAGAGTGAAAGTATGTGAATGATAGTACCTCTACTCATTTTTACCTGCATGAAAGTGAAAGTAGGTAGACTAAATCTGTAGCATCCAAgtgaaaatctttgaaataatcAAGACTAATGGGAAGCATAAAACAGTATaaattttagatttcataaacATAGTGGAACCCACTACCAAATTTTCTAACAATTATCCTTCTCCTACAGAAGTAGTGGTGAAGACATTACTGGGATGTTTCCATTGTTGAAGAATTACCCCCAATGGTTtagagatttttgaaaataaaacaattcttttttacctcagaaattattttttcatcaatgGATTAACAAGGTATTTCTGCTCTTCAGAAGTACACAAGAAGAGAGTCATGTAAATTCAATGTGTTTGTTAAAATGGAGTTGGACATATTTCACATAATTATCTGCATTGATAGCAAGCATTTGTTATTATTTCTTAAAGAATATATGTGATGAATTACAATAATGAACTATGAGGTCAGAAATGATGAATTATGCTAATTCAAAAGTCTTTTATAGTGTAATTCATAGCATTGAAATGTGCACATGTTACGATGTAATATATCACACAATATTGCATGCCTGAGAAGAGCAGTCACTTCGAAAATGATAGATTTGTGACAAATCACCATGGCTGAAAGTCTCCTGGCGCTTCTGTAGTTTTGATGACAAGGATGATTGTTATTTACCTCTGAGAGTGGCTTCATGGAGAGGAGAGGATAGAAGAAGAGGGGGGTTCACATATGCCCCTCGCTCCAGCAAAAGCTTGACTATGTCCACATGACCACTGCTGGCTGCATCACAAAGAGGCGTGGCTCCATCAATATTCCTCACATTCACCTGCCAGGGGGTATACATATCACTGTACTTAAAATTACAGAACATGTATATGCCAGTATTATAGTATGGGCTATTTAGGGTGTAAAAACAGGCCCTCCGGACATTTACATATCATGAGTAGTCACATATTGGGAGAGAGAGACAAGTCCAAAATCCATCTGATGTTTTTCCAGTTATTCTTCATGATTTTTATCTTCTGTGTGCTATTCCAGCatcataaaaatcattttaacaaGAGTAATATTCACGCTacaaaatatgcacatctaatATAGTAATTAAAGCAAAAATCTACATCCAGATAAACCATTCTTTGATCCAAAATGGCTCTGACAATGTTCTTCTGGCACTAAagaatattaatgaaatgttaGTTCTAAGAAGACTTTGTTAATCATCAAACTGAGAGAAGATTTCACTCTGATAAAGTATAACTCAAGAAACATCattattacttttcaaaatatacatagCAACATTACAGGGAACATTATACACCAAGTTTGATCCTAGCCTTATCAATCCTGCTTTTCCTTTATGATTATCCTAGAAAGT
This genomic window from Ostrea edulis chromosome 4, xbOstEdul1.1, whole genome shotgun sequence contains:
- the LOC125670646 gene encoding ankyrin repeat and SOCS box protein 13-like isoform X1, whose translation is MASLESSNPMFDREVPEDEMHSAVKANDCSRLQQLIQAGHSVNKESIDLVRPLHEACFQGYIDCVKILLDNDAEVNVRNIDGATPLCDAASSGHVDIVKLLLERGAYVNPPLLLSSPLHEATLRDKWETVEVLAMAGANLNSSDCHFGTPLHVAACQGSVNCAQSLLQAGACVNSIKSLNTPLHEAARRQDMAFILLLLMYGADPTARNNNGLRPIDLVSSSTHPAKQVLLQWESNPRDLRHCCRLVIRRYLGTGRLKFIKELPVPKLLHQYLDFRCNF
- the LOC125670646 gene encoding ankyrin repeat and SOCS box protein 13-like isoform X2, with amino-acid sequence MMLSTCGKNKERTRIIKPHTYVPMVNVRNIDGATPLCDAASSGHVDIVKLLLERGAYVNPPLLLSSPLHEATLRDKWETVEVLAMAGANLNSSDCHFGTPLHVAACQGSVNCAQSLLQAGACVNSIKSLNTPLHEAARRQDMAFILLLLMYGADPTARNNNGLRPIDLVSSSTHPAKQVLLQWESNPRDLRHCCRLVIRRYLGTGRLKFIKELPVPKLLHQYLDFRCNF